The following are from one region of the Corallincola holothuriorum genome:
- a CDS encoding YicC/YloC family endoribonuclease, which translates to MTIHSMTAYARHTLKGEWGTAVWEVRSVNQRYLESYLRLPEQFRGLEPVLRERFRKRLNRGKLECNLRFDASAEKQSKLQINEALAKEVMRCAGWVNDQTSGSMHLNPLDVLRWPGVMENEEADIDTISTELLAAFDETLNQFIAARASEGDSLETMISQRLDGVMVEVAKVREQMPAVMIWQRERLTNKLEDANVELDNGRLEQEMILLAQRLDVAEELDRLEAHVAETRKILKKGGAIGRRLDFMMQEFNRESNTLASKSINQEVTQSAVELKVLIEQMREQIQNIE; encoded by the coding sequence ATGACTATTCACAGCATGACCGCCTACGCCCGCCACACCCTGAAGGGTGAATGGGGCACCGCCGTATGGGAAGTTCGCTCCGTTAATCAACGTTATCTGGAAAGCTACCTGCGCCTGCCTGAGCAGTTTCGCGGCTTAGAGCCAGTATTACGCGAGCGTTTCCGTAAGCGCCTGAATCGCGGCAAGCTGGAGTGTAACCTGCGTTTTGATGCCAGTGCCGAGAAGCAATCCAAACTGCAAATAAACGAGGCGCTAGCCAAAGAAGTGATGCGCTGCGCAGGCTGGGTGAATGATCAAACCTCAGGCTCCATGCACCTGAACCCCCTCGACGTGTTGCGCTGGCCCGGTGTGATGGAAAATGAAGAAGCGGATATTGATACCATCTCCACCGAACTGTTAGCCGCATTCGACGAAACCCTGAACCAGTTTATCGCCGCCCGCGCCAGCGAAGGCGACAGCTTGGAAACGATGATCAGCCAACGTCTCGATGGCGTGATGGTTGAAGTCGCCAAGGTGCGCGAGCAGATGCCAGCAGTAATGATCTGGCAGCGTGAACGCCTCACCAACAAACTGGAAGACGCCAACGTCGAACTCGACAACGGCCGTTTAGAGCAAGAGATGATCCTGCTGGCGCAACGCTTAGACGTTGCCGAAGAGCTAGACCGCCTCGAAGCCCATGTGGCAGAAACCCGCAAAATCCTAAAAAAAGGCGGTGCTATCGGCCGTCGTCTCGACTTTATGATGCAGGAGTTTAACCGCGAATCGAACACCCTCGCCTCCAAGTCAATCAACCAGGAAGTCACCCAGTCAGCGGTAGAACTGAAGGTATTGATTGAACAGATGCGCGAGCAGATCCAGAATATCGAGTGA
- a CDS encoding SDR family oxidoreductase, which yields MANILIAGCGDVGTALALRLLADGHQVTGIRRHPPQTSCALQYLALDMTQPNSLLQLTQPYDYLFFLPTPDQHTESGYRTVFVDAFTHLSQRLQQLAAQLNTPLPTIFYISSTGVYGQNQGEWVDETSTTAPTRFSGRVLLEGEALATKLGGTIIRFSGIYGPGRERLINKARELKPIAATPPSYTNRIHRDDCAGVLQFLLQLSEQQHSLAPVYLGTDSDPAPQHQVLDFLAQAQGLAPLQTVAAAADATQNKRCRNQRLLDAGYQFIYPSYRQGYQAVIDNMAKG from the coding sequence ATGGCAAATATACTGATCGCCGGTTGCGGCGATGTCGGCACAGCCCTCGCCCTACGCTTGCTTGCCGATGGCCACCAAGTCACTGGAATACGCCGTCATCCGCCACAAACAAGCTGTGCGCTGCAATATCTAGCGCTGGATATGACCCAGCCCAATAGCTTGCTTCAGCTTACCCAGCCGTATGACTACCTGTTTTTCCTACCAACGCCAGATCAACACACGGAATCAGGCTACCGCACAGTGTTTGTCGATGCCTTTACCCATCTCAGCCAACGCCTGCAACAACTCGCAGCTCAGCTCAACACACCATTACCAACGATCTTTTATATCTCATCGACCGGCGTCTACGGGCAGAACCAAGGGGAGTGGGTCGATGAAACATCCACCACCGCCCCTACCCGCTTTAGTGGCCGCGTTTTACTTGAGGGCGAAGCGCTGGCGACCAAACTTGGCGGCACCATTATCCGTTTTTCCGGTATCTATGGTCCGGGGCGAGAGCGCTTAATCAACAAAGCCCGCGAGCTGAAGCCGATCGCAGCCACACCGCCCAGCTATACCAATCGCATCCATCGCGACGATTGCGCTGGCGTGCTGCAGTTTCTGTTACAGCTGTCAGAACAGCAGCACAGCTTGGCGCCGGTTTACCTCGGCACAGACAGCGATCCTGCGCCGCAGCATCAGGTGCTCGATTTCCTCGCCCAAGCCCAAGGATTGGCGCCATTGCAAACCGTGGCCGCAGCCGCCGATGCCACCCAGAACAAACGCTGTCGCAACCAGCGCCTGCTCGATGCCGGCTACCAGTTTATCTACCCCAGCTATCGCCAAGGCTATCAAGCGGTGATCGATAATATGGCCAAGGGCTAG
- a CDS encoding DUF3301 domain-containing protein, which translates to MYIDLGSFSWLILLFVIGGYWWRAREVKELALKAARAHCEQMNVQLLDYSTYQQRLRIKRGSDGKLHLLRTFQFEFSSMGEDRYLGKIEMLGKRMQHIELAPHRI; encoded by the coding sequence ATGTATATAGATTTAGGCTCTTTTAGTTGGCTGATCCTGCTGTTTGTTATTGGCGGTTATTGGTGGCGCGCCCGTGAAGTAAAGGAGCTGGCGCTGAAAGCCGCCCGTGCCCATTGCGAACAGATGAATGTGCAACTGCTGGACTATTCAACCTACCAGCAGCGCCTGCGTATTAAACGCGGTAGTGATGGCAAACTGCACCTTTTGCGCACCTTTCAGTTTGAATTCTCTTCCATGGGTGAAGATCGTTATCTCGGTAAGATCGAAATGCTTGGCAAACGTATGCAGCATATTGAACTGGCACCACACCGCATCTAA
- a CDS encoding SixA phosphatase family protein, with protein MKFTISKNGIRLLSIISLYVGSSLYSFAQPDLIYLLRHAPKQTDAIDSKNPPISADGEKLAQQLAVRLKDEQISAVISSHLLRTQQTAQPTANAHQLTVTIPSQATSLTAHVDEVAALAMAQDGVVLIVGHSNTVPMLIKKLGGPPLANLSENAYGDLFILRLTPDPTLSPKVGPKLQQERLSW; from the coding sequence ATGAAATTCACCATCAGCAAGAACGGTATCCGCCTCCTGAGCATCATTAGCCTCTATGTTGGCAGCAGCCTTTATTCATTTGCCCAACCCGACCTGATCTATCTGTTGCGCCATGCGCCAAAACAAACCGACGCAATCGACAGCAAAAACCCGCCCATCAGCGCCGACGGAGAGAAGCTCGCACAGCAACTGGCTGTGCGCCTTAAAGATGAACAGATATCCGCAGTGATCAGCAGCCATCTGCTGCGCACCCAACAAACGGCACAGCCCACAGCCAACGCCCATCAGCTAACAGTGACCATCCCCAGTCAAGCCACCTCACTCACTGCCCATGTCGATGAAGTTGCCGCGCTGGCCATGGCGCAAGATGGCGTCGTTCTGATCGTGGGTCACAGCAATACCGTGCCGATGCTGATCAAAAAACTAGGAGGGCCACCGCTGGCCAATCTGAGCGAAAATGCCTATGGCGACCTGTTTATCCTTAGATTGACTCCCGATCCGACACTCAGCCCCAAAGTCGGCCCCAAACTCCAGCAGGAACGGCTAAGCTGGTAA
- a CDS encoding glycosyltransferase family 9 protein: MSSLPYGAPHSICLLRLSSIGDVCHAVATVQAIQRRYPGVPVTWILGKAEASLLQGLPDVEIIVYDKTKGWQGILDVRQQLKRRKFDVLLHMQVAFRASILSAFISANKKYGFDRARAGEGQWLFSNRRIGKQTHAHVLEGFQAFGAAIGVPPPPHPLWQIPVSDSDSQYAQTVIPDGQPALIITPAASKAERNWTVAGYAAIADHAARQSLKVILCGGPSAMEKALGEQISQACQVAEPDNQIGKSSLKQLLALLGRARVVLAPDTGPAHMAVTQGTPVIGLYCHSNPRRTGPYLWPDYVINHYDRLCEQQHGKPWQKLPWGTRVKGDGLMAEITIDEVKAMFNRVLVEQSQRS; this comes from the coding sequence ATGTCTTCGTTACCTTACGGTGCCCCCCACTCTATCTGCTTACTAAGGCTCTCCTCGATCGGAGATGTCTGTCATGCTGTCGCTACCGTTCAGGCGATCCAGCGCCGCTACCCCGGCGTGCCCGTGACCTGGATACTGGGTAAAGCAGAGGCAAGCTTGCTGCAGGGCTTACCCGATGTAGAGATCATCGTCTATGACAAAACGAAAGGGTGGCAGGGGATCCTAGACGTCAGACAACAACTAAAGCGACGCAAATTCGATGTCCTGCTGCATATGCAGGTCGCCTTTCGCGCCAGTATTCTCAGCGCTTTTATCAGCGCCAATAAAAAATATGGCTTCGACCGCGCCAGAGCTGGCGAAGGCCAATGGCTATTTAGCAATCGCCGCATCGGCAAACAAACCCATGCCCACGTGTTAGAGGGGTTTCAGGCATTCGGTGCCGCCATTGGTGTACCGCCACCGCCGCACCCCTTATGGCAGATCCCCGTCAGCGACAGTGACAGCCAGTATGCGCAAACAGTGATCCCCGACGGTCAGCCAGCGCTGATTATCACGCCCGCCGCCAGTAAAGCCGAGCGCAACTGGACAGTAGCAGGCTACGCCGCCATTGCCGATCATGCCGCGCGGCAGTCACTCAAGGTGATCTTATGTGGTGGGCCTAGCGCCATGGAAAAAGCGCTGGGTGAACAGATCAGCCAAGCCTGCCAGGTGGCCGAACCGGATAATCAGATAGGTAAAAGCAGTTTAAAACAGCTGCTCGCACTCCTCGGCAGAGCACGGGTGGTATTAGCACCAGACACCGGGCCGGCTCATATGGCGGTCACACAAGGCACGCCGGTTATAGGCTTGTACTGTCATTCAAACCCTCGACGCACCGGCCCCTATCTGTGGCCAGATTATGTGATCAACCATTACGATCGTCTGTGCGAACAGCAACATGGTAAGCCGTGGCAAAAATTACCTTGGGGTACCCGGGTAAAAGGCGATGGCCTCATGGCTGAGATCACCATCGACGAAGTCAAAGCGATGTTTAACCGCGTACTGGTAGAGCAATCTCAACGCAGCTAA